A stretch of the Sulfurospirillum sp. UCH001 genome encodes the following:
- the queF gene encoding preQ(1) synthase codes for MKYGEQIIKEFDVEKDLEIWPNQHKKNYVIKLTLPEFCCLCPRSGYPDFATIYIDYIPDELVVELKAIKLYINSFMNRNISHENSANEIYDLLDRKLKPKWLKVVADFNPRGNVHTVIEIDSKMVRNESLC; via the coding sequence ATGAAATACGGTGAACAAATTATTAAAGAATTTGATGTTGAAAAAGATTTAGAAATTTGGCCAAATCAGCATAAAAAAAATTATGTGATTAAACTCACATTACCAGAGTTTTGTTGCCTTTGCCCACGAAGTGGTTATCCTGATTTTGCAACAATTTATATTGATTATATTCCTGATGAACTTGTTGTAGAACTTAAAGCTATCAAACTTTACATCAATAGCTTTATGAACCGTAACATCAGCCATGAAAACAGTGCCAATGAAATTTATGACCTACTCGATCGTAAACTCAAGCCAAAATGGCTTAAAGTAGTCGCTGATTTTAACCCAAGAGGTAATGTGCATACAGTTATTGAAATTGACTCCAAAATGGTTAGAAATGAGAGCTTATGCTAA
- a CDS encoding HD domain-containing protein: MLNPKLIEQFFGAASIQRWNDYPRMVELVELDKQAHKFIIAYFIAKMESKENIDMRSLIEAGIFEFLRRVVVTDIRPDVFRKALQKKEKEINTWVLSQLYDSLSDIENGAFYKRFEMYISDSSMYKKERFILKAASYMATRWEFSIVYQTSQFLNNIDRVKEAVEEEIEDYYELISVRKMAMNKKISKIIDLSGRLRFQKRWAQTPRIPETSVLGHMLIVAILGYFYSLSAKACDQRLVNNFFCALFHDFPEALTRDIISPVKYSVSGLDDIISEFEIKMIEEEILPYLPEGLIKEFKYLLGLYGDNQKNEFMNRIFEHEITAVEDLSHYNENKFNAIDGKALKNCDNLAAFIEATLSISHGVKSKELTQGKEHIRHKLKEKGKMGNADFYELALEIENYFGV, from the coding sequence ATGCTAAATCCAAAACTCATTGAGCAGTTCTTTGGAGCTGCTTCTATTCAGCGTTGGAATGATTATCCGCGTATGGTGGAACTGGTAGAACTCGACAAACAAGCGCATAAATTCATTATTGCTTATTTTATTGCAAAGATGGAGTCAAAAGAGAATATTGATATGCGCTCTTTGATTGAAGCAGGTATTTTTGAATTTCTACGTCGTGTTGTTGTCACCGATATTCGCCCTGATGTTTTTCGTAAAGCACTTCAAAAAAAAGAGAAAGAGATCAATACATGGGTACTCTCTCAACTCTATGATTCTTTAAGTGATATCGAAAATGGAGCGTTTTATAAGCGTTTCGAAATGTACATTAGCGATAGTTCTATGTATAAAAAAGAGCGATTTATTCTCAAAGCAGCTTCATATATGGCAACACGCTGGGAATTTTCGATAGTCTATCAAACCAGCCAATTTTTAAACAATATTGATCGTGTCAAAGAGGCAGTGGAAGAAGAAATAGAAGACTATTATGAACTTATAAGCGTTCGTAAAATGGCTATGAATAAAAAAATCTCTAAAATTATAGACCTCAGTGGACGACTTCGTTTTCAAAAACGTTGGGCACAAACACCTAGAATTCCAGAAACTTCTGTATTAGGGCATATGCTCATTGTAGCAATTTTGGGCTATTTTTATTCTCTCTCAGCAAAAGCATGCGACCAACGATTGGTCAATAACTTCTTTTGTGCACTTTTTCATGATTTTCCAGAAGCGCTAACAAGAGACATTATCTCTCCAGTCAAGTATTCTGTAAGTGGGCTTGATGATATTATCAGTGAATTTGAAATTAAGATGATTGAAGAAGAGATACTTCCTTACCTTCCGGAGGGACTTATAAAAGAGTTTAAATATTTACTTGGATTGTATGGCGATAATCAAAAAAATGAGTTTATGAACCGTATTTTTGAGCATGAAATTACAGCAGTTGAAGATCTGTCTCACTACAACGAGAATAAATTTAATGCCATTGATGGAAAAGCGCTTAAAAATTGTGATAACTTGGCTGCATTTATTGAAGCGACACTTTCTATTTCACACGGTGTAAAGTCTAAAGAGCTCACACAAGGTAAAGAGCATATACGTCATAAGCTAAAAGAAAAAGGGAAAATGGGTAATGCTGATTTTTATGAATTGGCATTGGAAATTGAAAATTATTTTGGAGTATGA
- a CDS encoding uracil-DNA glycosylase, translating into MVDPKIEESWKSVLKEEFQKPYFESLKSFLVEEKKHHTIYPSGTNIFAAFDNTPFDKVEVVILGQDPYHGAGQAHGLSFSVQDGVPHPPSLQNIFKELRDDLGCAIPQSGNLTAWAKQGVFLLNTVLTVRSSEANSHRGQGWENFTDAVIKLLSSQKEHLVFILWGSPAGAKASLIDSKKHLILRAPHPSPLSSYRGFFGSKPFSKSNHYLINNGKKPIEWCLA; encoded by the coding sequence ATGGTTGATCCAAAAATTGAAGAGAGTTGGAAAAGTGTTTTAAAAGAAGAGTTTCAAAAGCCCTATTTTGAGAGTTTAAAAAGTTTTTTAGTTGAAGAAAAAAAACATCATACAATCTATCCAAGTGGAACAAATATCTTTGCTGCATTTGATAATACACCTTTTGACAAGGTTGAAGTAGTTATTTTAGGACAAGACCCTTATCATGGAGCAGGACAAGCACATGGACTTTCTTTTTCCGTACAAGATGGCGTGCCTCATCCACCCTCTTTGCAAAATATTTTTAAAGAACTACGCGATGATTTAGGGTGTGCTATTCCGCAAAGTGGGAACTTAACAGCATGGGCAAAACAAGGCGTTTTTTTACTCAACACAGTTTTAACGGTACGCTCTAGCGAAGCAAATTCTCACCGTGGACAAGGATGGGAAAATTTCACAGATGCTGTCATTAAACTTTTAAGTAGCCAAAAAGAGCATTTGGTATTCATTCTTTGGGGAAGTCCTGCTGGAGCAAAAGCATCATTAATTGATAGCAAAAAACACCTTATTTTACGTGCTCCTCATCCCTCTCCTCTCTCCTCATATCGTGGATTTTTTGGATCTAAACCTTTTTCAAAAAGCAATCATTATTTAATCAACAATGGTAAAAAACCTATTGAGTGGTGTTTGGCTTGA
- the mutY gene encoding A/G-specific adenine glycosylase: MNVKEAIYEWYIKNGRHDLPWRQTDDAYKIYLSEIMLQQTQVKTVLERFYFPFLERFPTLKNVAVAPLDDVLKMWEGLGYYTRAKNLHHTAITCNGILPKRPEELGGLKGIGKSTAHAICAFAYHQPLPILDANVKRILCRYYALQTKDEKILWEKAWKLLNTQHPYEHNQAMMDIGSLICTPKNPHCLECPLHISCKGKEEPERYPLKVKKASIPTKQRFALVIMQEGKLGLIQRKEKLLHGLWGFVQVDVCPSNANYLGRVSHTYSHFKLELDVLILNESTEKVDGYFTNEEITQLALSTVDKKILALCSMMGNIPPTS; encoded by the coding sequence TTGAATGTAAAAGAGGCTATTTATGAGTGGTATATAAAAAATGGTCGTCATGATCTTCCATGGCGACAAACTGATGATGCCTATAAAATCTATCTCAGTGAAATCATGCTACAACAAACACAGGTTAAAACGGTTTTAGAACGCTTTTACTTTCCCTTTTTAGAACGCTTTCCAACGCTTAAAAATGTTGCTGTTGCACCCTTGGATGATGTGTTAAAGATGTGGGAAGGATTGGGCTATTACACCCGAGCTAAAAACCTTCATCATACTGCCATAACATGCAATGGCATTTTGCCAAAACGACCAGAGGAACTAGGTGGACTTAAAGGCATAGGGAAAAGCACCGCACACGCTATTTGTGCATTTGCTTACCATCAGCCGTTGCCGATTCTTGATGCAAATGTAAAGCGTATTTTATGTCGCTACTATGCGCTTCAGACAAAAGATGAAAAAATTCTTTGGGAAAAAGCGTGGAAACTTCTTAATACACAACATCCTTATGAGCATAATCAAGCAATGATGGATATAGGCTCACTTATTTGTACTCCCAAAAACCCTCACTGTTTAGAGTGTCCACTGCATATCTCATGTAAAGGGAAAGAAGAACCTGAAAGGTATCCACTCAAAGTAAAGAAAGCATCAATTCCTACAAAACAGCGTTTTGCTTTAGTGATTATGCAAGAGGGAAAGTTAGGGCTTATCCAGCGTAAAGAGAAGTTACTGCATGGACTTTGGGGTTTTGTCCAGGTCGATGTTTGTCCAAGTAATGCCAACTATTTAGGGAGAGTTTCTCATACGTATAGCCATTTTAAACTGGAGCTAGATGTTCTTATTCTTAATGAATCTACAGAAAAAGTAGATGGTTATTTTACAAATGAAGAAATAACACAACTTGCCCTTTCCACTGTAGATAAGAAGATTTTAGCTTTGTGTTCCATGATGGGGAATATACCCCCTACTTCCTAA
- a CDS encoding multidrug effflux MFS transporter gives MSHTLTERQIVLTLAALSAITPLAIDMYLPAFPAIATELHTSIPNIEFSLSIYFFGMAMGQLFGGPISDAYGRRPMVIIGLIVFGLSSFLLSITPQVETFWILRALQSFGGGIATVNVSATVRDMFDGKESARIFSLIAMVMLMAPLLAPTLGSLVLKFFEWEIIFILLGIYTLFALGFYLFRFPPVKQKRSKITPIQNYKNVLTHKQAMVFIISQILCTSGMYTYITSSSFIYMEHFHLSAGKFALFFGVSVMILMACGRLNAWLVKRNEPLVLLRFGMTTQSILGVLLFVFQDGNLYLLFPLISFYIGTLGFIFSNAISLTLEFFPTISASANAIVGVLQYSVGAFMGFVASSMHDSTLLPITGVMMVVSLCGTLLLLLGSRGYIPHHGTQS, from the coding sequence ATGTCCCACACACTCACTGAACGCCAAATCGTTTTAACACTTGCTGCACTTTCAGCTATTACACCTTTGGCAATTGATATGTATTTACCCGCATTTCCTGCTATAGCAACAGAATTACATACAAGTATTCCTAATATAGAATTTAGTCTTAGTATCTATTTTTTTGGTATGGCAATGGGGCAGCTTTTTGGCGGCCCTATATCTGATGCTTATGGCAGACGCCCTATGGTTATTATTGGTCTTATTGTCTTTGGACTCAGTAGTTTTTTACTCTCCATTACGCCTCAAGTTGAAACATTTTGGATATTAAGAGCCCTTCAATCCTTTGGTGGAGGCATTGCAACCGTCAATGTTTCAGCAACCGTTCGTGATATGTTTGATGGTAAAGAGAGTGCTCGCATCTTTTCACTGATAGCCATGGTTATGCTCATGGCTCCACTTCTGGCACCTACACTTGGTTCTTTAGTCCTTAAATTTTTTGAGTGGGAAATTATTTTCATTCTCTTAGGAATTTATACGCTGTTTGCACTGGGTTTTTACCTTTTTAGATTTCCACCTGTTAAACAAAAACGCAGCAAAATTACGCCTATTCAAAACTATAAAAATGTTCTTACTCATAAACAAGCAATGGTTTTTATTATTTCGCAAATTTTATGTACATCAGGAATGTACACCTACATCACCTCTTCATCATTTATATACATGGAGCATTTTCATCTGAGCGCTGGAAAATTTGCACTCTTTTTTGGCGTAAGCGTGATGATACTTATGGCGTGTGGGCGGCTTAATGCATGGCTTGTAAAACGAAATGAGCCACTTGTTTTGCTCCGTTTTGGTATGACCACGCAATCTATTCTTGGTGTTTTATTATTTGTCTTTCAAGATGGCAATCTTTATCTTCTCTTTCCACTGATTTCTTTCTATATTGGGACACTAGGTTTCATCTTTTCAAATGCCATCTCTTTAACGCTAGAATTTTTTCCAACTATTAGCGCTTCTGCCAATGCAATTGTTGGAGTTTTGCAGTACAGTGTAGGCGCATTTATGGGCTTTGTCGCAAGCTCAATGCATGATAGTACTCTTTTACCTATTACGGGTGTTATGATGGTTGTAAGTCTTTGTGGAACACTTCTTTTATTGTTAGGAAGTAGGGGGTATATTCCCCATCATGGAACACAAAGCTAA
- a CDS encoding DASS family sodium-coupled anion symporter: MSKQTIGMIVPIAVLFVLWFLPTPQGLSLEGWHFLAIFLAVIIGLVIEPVPAALVGLVGISVVALLGLAGKTPAANVKWALSGFSNSTIWLIFAAFMFAMGYQKTGLGKRISLVMIKYMGKSSLGLGYAVAFADLVLSPFMPSNTARGGGTIYPIAINIPIIFGSTPEHEPRKMGAYITWIAMTATCVTSSMFLTALAPNLLAIDLIAKGANITIEWGAWAKIMIPLMLPLFLVTPLLVYLIYPPTQKTSPEAPAWAAEELKKMGTISLKEILMASFAGLALILWIFGKEFKIDATIAAVSIVAAMVLTRVITWDDVIGNKPAWNIFIWFATLVALASGLNDVGVLKWIGKGTEVYLSGLTPTMLMISMIVFFFMLHYFFASLTAHTTALLPIFIVIAAKLIAPEQLTTFMILLTSTIGLMGIITPYGTGPSPIWYGAGYISQGKWWALGAIFALIFMSVLLLGVFIFL, from the coding sequence ATGTCAAAGCAAACTATTGGGATGATTGTTCCTATTGCTGTGCTTTTTGTGTTGTGGTTTTTGCCTACTCCTCAAGGACTAAGTCTTGAAGGATGGCATTTTTTAGCTATTTTTTTAGCAGTGATCATTGGGCTTGTGATTGAACCTGTTCCAGCGGCACTGGTTGGTTTAGTAGGAATTAGTGTTGTTGCTTTGCTTGGTTTAGCGGGTAAAACTCCAGCTGCCAATGTAAAATGGGCACTCTCAGGATTTTCAAACTCCACAATTTGGCTTATTTTTGCTGCCTTTATGTTTGCAATGGGGTATCAAAAAACAGGTCTTGGAAAGCGCATCTCTTTAGTGATGATTAAATATATGGGCAAAAGTTCACTAGGGCTTGGTTATGCAGTTGCTTTTGCAGATCTCGTATTATCGCCTTTCATGCCATCCAATACAGCGCGAGGCGGTGGTACTATCTATCCTATTGCCATCAACATTCCTATTATTTTTGGCTCTACACCAGAACATGAACCGCGTAAAATGGGAGCATATATCACATGGATTGCTATGACAGCAACCTGTGTCACCAGTTCGATGTTTCTAACGGCACTGGCACCCAACCTTTTGGCGATAGACTTAATCGCAAAAGGGGCTAATATAACCATAGAATGGGGAGCTTGGGCAAAAATCATGATTCCTTTAATGCTACCTCTCTTTTTAGTAACACCCCTTTTGGTTTATTTGATCTATCCACCAACCCAAAAAACCTCTCCAGAAGCACCTGCTTGGGCAGCAGAAGAACTCAAAAAAATGGGCACCATTAGTTTAAAAGAGATTTTAATGGCATCCTTCGCAGGGCTTGCACTTATTCTTTGGATTTTTGGTAAAGAGTTTAAAATCGATGCAACGATAGCTGCAGTTTCTATTGTTGCTGCAATGGTTTTAACACGCGTAATCACATGGGATGATGTCATTGGCAATAAACCAGCATGGAATATCTTTATTTGGTTTGCAACGCTTGTAGCGCTTGCTTCAGGACTCAATGATGTGGGCGTTTTAAAATGGATAGGCAAAGGTACTGAAGTGTATCTCTCAGGCCTTACTCCTACGATGTTGATGATTTCGATGATAGTCTTTTTCTTTATGTTGCATTACTTTTTTGCAAGCTTGACAGCACATACGACAGCATTGTTGCCTATTTTCATTGTGATTGCAGCAAAACTGATTGCACCTGAGCAGTTAACAACATTCATGATTTTGCTCACAAGTACAATAGGACTTATGGGGATTATTACACCTTATGGCACAGGACCTTCGCCGATTTGGTACGGTGCAGGATACATCTCGCAAGGAAAATGGTGGGCACTAGGTGCTATATTTGCTCTCATTTTTATGTCAGTATTATTACTAGGAGTATTTATTTTCCTCTAA
- the ttdA gene encoding L(+)-tartrate dehydratase subunit alpha yields MSTPNETQKMVDILGKFIDVVSKELPDDVMAKLTELRTQEASPLAKTIYDVMFENMDKAKKLNRPTCQDTGVIQFFIRAGAKFPLLGKLREILREATIQATKSAPLRLNAVEVFDEVNTGTNVGTNVPFIEWEIVDDSSNVEIEVYQAGGGCSLPGRSIVLPPLAGYEGAMKFVFDTIVDWGINACPPLVVGVGIGTCSNSAALLSKKAMLRPVGSVHPHPKAAEMEKKIEEGLNAIGLGPQGISGKNSVMAVHVEGMAHHPSVLGVGVTVGCWANRHGVIRFDEHMNYEIVSHKGVRL; encoded by the coding sequence ATGTCAACTCCAAATGAGACCCAAAAAATGGTTGATATTTTGGGAAAGTTTATCGATGTAGTTTCGAAAGAACTGCCTGATGATGTGATGGCAAAACTGACTGAACTTAGAACACAAGAAGCAAGCCCTTTAGCAAAAACAATTTACGATGTCATGTTTGAAAATATGGATAAAGCTAAAAAGCTCAACCGTCCAACATGCCAAGATACAGGTGTGATCCAATTTTTCATAAGAGCAGGTGCAAAATTCCCCCTTTTAGGAAAGCTTCGAGAGATTTTAAGAGAGGCAACCATACAAGCAACGAAAAGTGCACCATTACGTCTTAATGCGGTAGAGGTATTTGATGAAGTGAACACAGGAACCAATGTAGGTACGAATGTCCCTTTTATTGAGTGGGAGATTGTGGATGATAGCTCCAATGTGGAAATCGAAGTCTATCAAGCCGGTGGTGGGTGTTCCTTACCGGGAAGAAGTATTGTATTGCCACCGCTTGCAGGGTATGAAGGAGCGATGAAGTTTGTATTTGACACCATTGTAGATTGGGGTATCAATGCCTGCCCTCCTCTTGTTGTTGGGGTAGGCATCGGAACGTGTTCAAACTCAGCAGCACTTCTTTCAAAGAAAGCAATGTTACGTCCTGTAGGCAGTGTTCATCCTCATCCAAAAGCAGCGGAGATGGAGAAAAAAATTGAAGAAGGACTCAATGCCATTGGTCTTGGACCACAAGGTATTTCTGGAAAAAACAGTGTCATGGCAGTCCATGTTGAAGGAATGGCACATCACCCTTCCGTTTTAGGGGTAGGTGTTACGGTAGGATGCTGGGCAAACAGGCACGGTGTCATTCGTTTTGATGAACATATGAACTATGAGATTGTTTCGCATAAGGGAGTAAGACTATGA
- the ttdB gene encoding L(+)-tartrate dehydratase subunit beta codes for MKKILTTPISDEDIKSLKVGDIVYLTGTLVTCRDEGHRRVVAEGIMPKLPMDRIAIFHAGPIVKDVEGGWEMVSIGPTTSMRMERYEKEFLAKTGVKLVIGKGGMGAKTAEGCKESTAVHAVFPGGCGVVAAEQVEKIEDKEWPEFGMPEAFWVMKVKEFGPLIISIDTEGNNLFEANKVTFHQKKEEALKKTASHIVSMIAKS; via the coding sequence ATGAAAAAAATTTTAACAACTCCAATTTCTGATGAAGATATCAAATCGCTCAAAGTAGGAGACATCGTTTATTTAACAGGTACGCTTGTAACGTGTCGTGATGAAGGGCATCGTAGAGTTGTTGCAGAGGGAATTATGCCAAAGCTTCCGATGGATCGCATCGCTATTTTTCATGCAGGTCCCATTGTAAAAGATGTTGAAGGTGGTTGGGAAATGGTTTCCATTGGACCAACAACGAGTATGCGAATGGAACGCTATGAAAAAGAGTTTTTAGCAAAAACGGGTGTTAAACTGGTAATTGGTAAAGGTGGCATGGGTGCAAAAACAGCAGAAGGTTGCAAAGAAAGTACGGCTGTTCATGCTGTTTTTCCTGGTGGATGTGGTGTGGTTGCCGCAGAACAAGTCGAAAAAATTGAAGATAAAGAGTGGCCAGAATTTGGTATGCCAGAGGCTTTTTGGGTTATGAAGGTGAAGGAGTTTGGACCATTGATTATTTCGATTGATACAGAAGGCAATAACCTTTTTGAGGCCAACAAAGTTACGTTTCATCAGAAAAAAGAAGAAGCATTGAAAAAGACAGCATCACACATTGTTTCGATGATTGCTAAGAGTTAA
- a CDS encoding GntR family transcriptional regulator: MINLKKVQMLPAREQVASILRSSILSGGISKGQSITLDSIGEQVGMSRTPVREAFQILANEGLLELRQNRCAIVKGISIEAIKDHYEMRILLETEALRRACQHMNDETLKAIQTVNKQGQRAKEAGDTEAYNLANQAFHMTIWEAADSEKLKSFLSLLWNGLSMNHLVTAQEYAGISLADHNKIVEQLEKKDYEGACETMRQHIIYSMNSTLANYKN; encoded by the coding sequence ATGATCAATCTCAAAAAAGTACAAATGTTACCCGCTCGTGAACAGGTAGCTTCCATACTGCGCTCTTCAATCCTTTCTGGTGGTATCAGCAAAGGTCAATCCATCACACTTGACAGTATTGGTGAGCAAGTTGGTATGTCTCGCACGCCCGTACGTGAAGCATTTCAAATTCTTGCCAATGAAGGTCTACTCGAACTTCGCCAAAATCGTTGTGCTATTGTCAAAGGTATTTCGATTGAAGCTATTAAAGATCACTATGAAATGCGTATATTGCTTGAAACCGAAGCGCTTAGACGTGCGTGTCAACATATGAATGACGAAACACTCAAAGCCATTCAGACTGTCAACAAGCAAGGTCAACGTGCCAAAGAAGCAGGCGATACCGAAGCCTACAATCTTGCTAATCAAGCCTTTCATATGACGATTTGGGAAGCAGCAGATAGTGAAAAACTCAAATCATTTCTCTCATTACTATGGAATGGTTTATCAATGAACCATTTGGTCACAGCTCAAGAATATGCAGGAATTTCTTTAGCAGATCACAATAAAATTGTTGAACAGCTAGAGAAAAAAGATTATGAAGGTGCATGCGAAACCATGCGTCAACATATCATCTACAGTATGAACAGTACACTAGCAAATTACAAAAACTAA
- a CDS encoding tetratricopeptide repeat protein, translating into MKNVVKLLSLLAFCTQLSYADDLMDGLSAYERNDFGTAAEFFQKSCDNDNAEACYNLANMYDSGLGIYKDDQKAVMLFTKACDGGFIDSCYNLGMMYDSGEGVTKDVVKAFTLFYKTCEKGHTRGCYNVALMYYKGQGVQKNYPKAFELFQKTCDEGYEKSCYNLGVMYRNGQGVTQNLDKALALYKKACEQGLSIACDKYGKLRSEMQ; encoded by the coding sequence ATGAAAAATGTTGTAAAACTCTTATCTCTTTTAGCGTTTTGTACACAATTATCGTATGCAGATGACCTTATGGATGGACTATCAGCATATGAACGAAATGACTTTGGCACTGCGGCAGAGTTTTTTCAAAAATCGTGTGACAATGACAATGCTGAGGCATGCTACAATCTTGCAAATATGTACGATTCTGGGCTTGGCATTTATAAAGACGATCAAAAAGCGGTTATGTTGTTTACAAAAGCGTGTGATGGTGGATTTATCGACAGTTGCTACAATCTTGGTATGATGTACGATTCTGGTGAAGGGGTTACCAAAGATGTAGTAAAAGCCTTTACGCTTTTTTATAAAACATGTGAAAAAGGGCATACCAGAGGGTGTTACAATGTCGCATTGATGTACTACAAAGGACAAGGTGTTCAAAAAAATTATCCAAAAGCATTTGAATTATTTCAAAAAACATGTGATGAAGGGTATGAAAAAAGTTGCTATAACCTAGGAGTAATGTACCGTAACGGACAAGGTGTGACGCAAAACCTAGATAAAGCATTAGCACTTTATAAAAAAGCGTGTGAACAAGGTCTTTCTATCGCATGCGATAAGTATGGAAAACTAAGAAGCGAGATGCAATAA